One Salinibacter sp. 10B genomic window, GAGAGAAAACGCGGAGAAGAGCCAGCTCGTGGAATGGCTTAAGGAAGTAGCTAACGAGAAGAAGTAGGTCCAACCATCATCAAACCTCCAGAGAACAGAATCGACAAAGTCGCGCTCGCTCCTCAGAGTTATGCGCGAGGTCAGACTCTTATCCGCAGGTACGAAGCCAACCAGATATACTTCGTACCTCAGGGTAAGAACCGGTGCTGAGCGCCCTTTCCCTAGGGTTTGGTTCGTCCCCTAAGGTAAGTGTGCTATCTGATCACTCGGCTCCTCATCCCAATATTAGCTCATCGAATCGCTTTCGTTAGCAGACTCACGACCCCAGGCCAACGCGCACACGTGTGGCGGCTGTGATAATCGTGAACGTTGCCACCTTCGTACCTGCTGGTAAATCGACCATCGTACCAAGGAGTAAATGCATCGTACCAGTGGATAAGAGCCATCGTTACAGAGGATAAGACCCCAATTTTCACTGCGTACCTACAGATAACGACCTCCGTTACCAAGGATAAGTGCATCGTACCTGCGGATAATTTACACATCTTATCAACATCCCGTAAGACCTTGTCTCTCAGTACTGTACGCGATTAAGAGTAGTCTGTAGCCACTTGACTTACACTTATGTTTTAGTGTTTTATTGTATTAATGGACGCGCGAGGACCGACAGGCGGGGAGCCAACCTTCTTTTTAACGAAATGGGGCTGAATAATGTCAGACCTCAGCCAGATGACTCTATTCGAGGAAGAGGAGCCAACCCTGGTAGCAAGTGGGATCGACGACATGAACCTCGTCGAGGTACTCCTCGGGCTGCCTGGTCGAAGGCGTCCCCCAGAGGACAAAACGATCTCAGTCCCTTGGGAGAAAGACGACCGGTCCTACTACCTCGAGTACAACAACTCGTGGCTGCGAATCGATTGGGAAAGCAGACGCAGGGATACAGGCAAGAAGGACGACTTTTACCTTGAGGTACGAAGCCCTGAGAGCAAAGGGCTCCCTACCAAGAGCGTAGAGGACGTATTCGTGGCCCTCATGGACCTAACCGCGAGAGAGAACTTCACAAGTCCAAAAATAAAAACCACTCGGCACGAACTGCTCTCCATCATGAAGCACTCCGATGGAGGAAAGGCCTACCAGCGTCTCGAAGAGACACTTTCACAGCTCGTGAACCTCACAGTTGAGACAAACGCCTTCTGGAATCCCAAGAAGGAAACCTACTTCAAAAGCGAGTTCAGCATAATCGACTCAACTGACCTCGAACGCTCCCAGGGAGACCATAACGCCGAGACACACATCACCTGGGGATCGAAGATGTTCGAGATCTTCCAGAAGGGATACCTAAAACGGCTCGACACAGATTTCTACTACTCGCTATCCAACACCACAACCCGCCGAATATTCAGGTGGCTGGACAAGCACTTTCGACACTATCCGACGGTAGAAGTGGATGTACTCCGGTTTGCCCATAAGACCCTCGGCTTCGGGGTCTCTTACAAGTACCCGAGTCAAGTCCTTCAGAAACTTGAGAAACGCTTGGACGAGCTCGTAGAAAGAGGCTTCTGCAAATGGAAAGTGGTCGATTCGAAGACAGACTCAGGACGTAAGTTCATCTTCTCACGACGAACACAGTACACGGCCGTCCTCTTCCCAAGGCGCGATCTGATAATAGAGGCGCTTGAACGTCACGGCCTGAATCGGGCAAGCGAATTCGTAGACCGACACGGCTGGGACCGGTGCCTTCGACACCTCGAATACCTTGAACACCGACTGCAATCAGGAAAGAAGGAGATACAAAACCCTGGAGGGTGGTTAGCAGATGCCATAGAGCAAGACAGGCGTCTGCCCAGTGGCATCAAAGAGAAGATATCAGAGTGCCGAGAACAAACAGTCGAGTGGTGCAACCAAATGTACCAGGCCCTTTCACTGGAGGAAAAAAGCAAGCTAGAACAACGAATCAAGAAAGAACTTGAGGGATGCAATGAAGAGGAAAAAGAAATAATGGAACGCCAGTGGAGAAACCGGCTACTGCTGAATAGAATCAAACAATTCTAAGCCCCACGGAAGTCCGTTATTGCAAGATCTATCTTTCCGAAGAGCAAGATGACGGTCTCCCTCATTTCTTATTTGCTGCAGCGGCTCGTTAATGTAGACAATGGGGGATGGCAATCTGCACTGGATAGGTTACCTTCATCTGCAATAACAGAAATACTTCCTGCCTATAGTAACATACTCCCTAAGCGCACCGTAGCGTGGCGATAATATCTTCCTCGCACTACTGCGCGACCTTATCAATCTTCCCATCTCGGCGAACTAGCCGTCCAGCTCGGCTCGGCGATCTCCTCATCGCTGCCGCGCACCGCGCTGATGCAACATATCCAGCCGAGAAGAGGATAGAAGCACCCTAAGCTCTCTGCCTGCCGATAAGCCTCTTCATTGACAAGTGTCCTGCAGGCGGCTCATCTTGCTTTCGTGGCGCTCCAGGTGAGCATCGAGGAGGGACTCGCGAGGAAGAGCAGATCTCGATGGTCGAGCAACGTAGGTCATCACAGAAGTGAGCACTGGAAATGGGAGAGGTGTCCAATGACAGTTATGGGAAGCAGCCCGGACAGACGCTACCGATGACTTTCCGGGCCTCACGTCTTAGCTTGCCAGCGAAGTGAAAGTCCCATCACGCATAACCGGTATGCCCGAAAACGAAGGATCTGACCTGCGGACCTGGATCAAGGTTGGGGACGACCCGCTCCGCTACGAATACGGCCGGGAGAATCCCGGCCCAAATGGTCCGCTCGTCAAAGATCAGCTCGCATACGTGGAAGAAGAGAAGCACTCCTCATACTTCCACTGGGAAACCTACACGCGCCATGACAAGGGCGCGAAGCCAAGCAGGGAGGAGGCGCAGGCGGCAGCCGTCGAGGCTCTCCGTAAGGAGAGAAGAGAGTAGTGGAAACTGTCCCAGCAAAGCGAATCCGACCTGACTCGGTTCGCCCGAAGCTATGCCCTCCGTCACAGTCTATGAGAACCTCACCGTCGGCCCATACGAGGAAGCCAAGACTCCTCTCGATGGGATAAAAGCGCTTCTGAACGTGGCTGAGGAGCACTCACTGCCGGAGACGAACCTCCCAGCCCATAAAGTACCGATCGTCGACATGCAGCCGATCCCAGCCGAGCAGCTGGAGGAGGCTGTTCGATGGATCGACGAGCATATCGGTGATCATCACATCTATCTCTTCTGCAACGCTGGCGTCGGCCGATCGCCGTCGGTAGCAGTGGCCTACCTTTGTTGCTACCGAGGATTCTCGTTCGGTGAAGCCGTAGAGCACGTCGCCCGGCGAAAGCCAGACATCTCAACGCTTCCCATGCTGATCGAACGGATCGATACCGTCAAGTCTCGTCTCGGTCGATAATGAAGTAGACCCGAGACGACCTGGAACCCCTCATATCTGAAGTCCCTCCCCCCACACCTGTCGCGGCCCGGACCCAGGAAGCGCCCCACCTACATGAAACCAACGCTAGGTGGCGAAGAAAGGGCTTCGGAGTACAGCTCTGAACTCCAACGGAGCCTCCGGAACTCAGGCGGGAAGTTTCGCCAGACTCGGAGTTGGAGGGTACCACGGGCTCTGAGCTAACCGAGGATTCTCATGATCCAAGACGGACTGAATCAGCAGGAAGTCTGACTTGCCCCGCCCATGCAAACGAAGATCAGTCAGAATCCTGGACTCCTTGAGTCAGATTCTTGGACATCTCCGTAATCCCCGAATCATCCGCTGCAAATAAAACTTGTAGATAGCGGCGCTGCAAACAGCAACCGCCAAGAAAAAGGTCGGCCCCACACGGGAGCCGACCTTAGACCTTAATCATCGTCCGCAGAGATGCAGGCAGTTGGAGCTGCCAGCATCAGCCATCGAACAAATACACAAACTCTCTCGATGACCGCACATACTTGTACACCTGCAGGTGAGGATGATCCTGAACGGGGCAATAGCCTCGTAGACCTGGACCGTCTCTTGACCAGCCTCGAAGCGATTCAGACGAGTCTCGTCCCCCCAGCAGACTTTGACGAAGAGCTCGCCGACCTAGAGCGAGCATACCTTGAGCTTTGTCTTACCGTAGCAGAGCAGCTCGCGCCTGAAGAAAAGGGCCAACTCAACGCGGGAGTGGTGTACTCGGCCCTGTCTCCGTTTTCGACGCAAATGCTGAAGCCGGAGCGAGGCGGGATCGGGATCACCAATCTACCCGACTCCCCAACCGCCCTCGTCACAAAGCGACACCGATACCAGCAGACCGAGTACCGCATTGGGGAGGCCACCCGAAAGGCCCACTCGACACTCCCAAAGTGGGATGGGCAGATCGCCGGATTGGCCAAGGCCGCAAGCGAAGCAGTCCAAACCGGTAGCGCTGGCAAACTCGCGGCCGGGTATACGACAGCCGAACATACAATAGCAGCGCGCGGAGCAAGCGAGCCAAGCGGAACCGCAGAAGGGGACATGGCCACAGAGCAGAACCGCGGGCCAGATCAGGGAAGCCCAAGCCTGGACACAGGACCGGAGACCGACGGGAGCAGCGGCGACAGGCACAACGGCACCACCCGGATGACCAGCCCGCCCCGGAAGCCCGGCAGGAACACCCCCCGGGCCGGGGGACCGCCCCCAGGGAGAGACCCCCAAGCGGCACCCCCAGGCCATAGGCCAGGGTGATATTTACCGCATCAACCGCTTGGACCCCTTCTCACCGCCTGCAGACCGGGATATTCGGCAGGTTTCTGATGTGGGATTCGGCCGCTTGGAGATTCCAGATTGGACTTCCCCTGATTGGCTTGAGGACGCCTTCTCTGAAAAGGCACTCTCTGACAGGGCAGCCGACGACGCGCCCGATGATGAACCGGCAGATGGATCTGCGAAGAAGGGATCGGACCCCAATGACCGTGAGGCCCAGGAAAAAGAGTCCAAGTCCTATCTCATAACCGAGATCCGGGGGAATCATAAACAGCGAGATCTCCTCAACCAAGCAGTGGAGGAAGCCCCCGAACCGATTCGGAGCCCCTACCGGCATTTCATCATTCACCTTATCACCTGTGCGAAGATCTACGGGGTCCGAGAGTACCACCCCATACATCATCAAACGCTCATCGACAAGCTCCCCGAGGGTTGGCGCCTCACGGAGATCGAGGGGGGCACCTCGCGGCTCTGGCGATTCGATGAAAGCGTAATCCAATGCCTCGACGGAGGCAAGTACGCCAGCGGAGACGATCATCGACACGGCCGTGCTCGGGAGTACCGGATCGACCCAGATTTCGCGCTGGACTTTCACTCGGCCGGATCAGGGGCCAACCCGAATTACAACCTCCATCACGCAAACAAGCGCGTCTGGAGTTCAGCAGCAATGAAGACCATTCTCACGACTCCGTCCGGGCACCGCTGGGGGAAGAAGTGCTCTCTCCCCGGCGGGCACTACAGCCTGATAGACGGCGCCCTCCGGAACCTCGACGAGGCCGACCACCGGATCCGGACATTTCCCATCTACCGAGTCCGGGACGTCGCAGAGGCAGGCTACCGGCGCGCAGCGGAAAACCACCCGGCCGACCACCCAAAGCTCCTACGAGCCAAAGGGCGGTACCACTCCATCCTGTCGAGCCTCGGCATTATCAAGCGACAGAGCCGACACGTCGAGAACGGTGTCGCATCCCTCACGAATGCCTATGAGGTGCAGCCAATCTCCGGGCGATTTTCGTTTCGGCGAGGAGGGCCTCAGTCCTTGCCCGGAGCGCTCAAGGCGTTCGCCTACGACTTCGAAGATGTGTACAACTACGACATCAAGTCGAGCCAGACGGTCGCGCTTCGCCAGCTTGCCTCCGACCTCCGCTCGCTCGGATACGACGTAGACACGAAGCCGCTCGACGAGTATATCGAGCGAGGCGGGAAGGACTGGGTCGTCGAGAATGAGGACTACGACTTGCCCCGCGGGCTCGTGAAACAGGTAGAGCATGCGGTCAAGTTCGGCGGCAGGATCCCGGCCTCAATGGAGCAGGCGTACTACTGCAAGTACAAGTCGCCTTGGGGGATGCCCAAAATTGCCGAGCACGTCGAGGATCACTTCGACGATCGAGAGGAGCAGAATCAAGCCCTGGAAGACCTAGCTGAGGTTTTCGGCCCGCAGGTCGAGATGATTGAGGAGCTGGCAGACGGGCTTCTAGGCGCCTACTGGAGCGCTAACAGCACGCCCGGCGGGCGGGGGAAGGGTCGAGTCGTCCATAATCAGTGCGGCATTACCTTCTGCAAATTCGACTACGAGGAAGGACACGAACGCCGATCAAAGGCGATGGCCTGGTACCTGCAAGGACTGGAGGCGGCCTACGTGCACGCCATTACCATCCTGGCCGAGCAATACAGCTACGAGGTGATGGCCAACGAGCACGATGGGTGCATTACCACCGGACAAGTTCCAAACAAGGCGAAGGAACGAGCCCGCACGCTCAGCGGATTCGAGAAGGCTGAGCTCAAGAGAAAGCCTTTCGCGGGCGAAGAGGACGTCCGAACGATCTGCAAGAAATGCGACCTCAAGGTTCCATCACGCCTCAAGCGACAGTCTTCCGGCTCGACCGGCCAGAGTTCTTATCGGAAGGGCCGGGGCGCCAACCGAGACGAGCGAGCGCAAACGACCCACGGGCGGCGGGCTCCAGCAGAATCGGAGGGTTTGAGGAAAGCAGCCGACAGGGCGGCAGGCGCCTCATGAGGAAAATGATTGCAGCTCATGGCTACAATCGGCTCTCTGTCAAATGCGGGGCCTGTGTCAGAACAGCTCCGTGAGGACACTATCGGTCAACCGCGGTAGACTTTTCCCCACACCCAAGGTCTCGCCCTTGTCGGTCGGTCATTTGAGCACACATGGGTGGAGTACAATTGGTCAAAACCGTCCTCATATTAGGCTGCTACCGAGCGCAGTTCGCCGACGGTACGCAGGTACTCGTCCGGGTCTTTCATTTCGAAGTACGCCCGACCGATGGCGAAGACGGGTCATGCTGGCAGGCGGAGGGGCCCAATAGAAGGGTTTCCTCGCTCCGCGTCGGCTGGCCAAGATCCGTTCCGTCGACCCGAGCGGTCGAGAGACAATCGGAAATATTCGTGTGGGCATCACGATGTCAAAGTGTCCGTTGGGGGCGTTTCCTAACAGTGTTATGTCTCCGACTCTCTCCGGACAAAACGCAAGGGCAATGCGAATTCTTTAGAGGAGAGGCATGCCCACCCCCACCATCCACACGCCCCCTCCGATAAGGAGCAGGCCCGCCGCTCGGCTCACCCATTGACCCTGGGGGACAATCTTCTCCAGGAGAACGAATCCGGCAATTGCGGCGACCCACAGCAGGTTCATTACGCCAACTACGAAAAGAAGCGCCATTAGCATCGAGCAGCATCCTACGCAGTATACACCATGCCGAAGTCCCATGACGAGCGCACCTCGGGTGCCCTCTCGCCACTCGGTCATGAGAAAGCCGAGCGGCGAGCGGCACTGCGTCAGGCACGTATACTTGAGCGGGGTCCATTGAAAGAGGCCCGCTGCCAATAGAATCCCTCCGCCTAGCAGGGGAGTGGAACTTGCCATGGCCGGAGAAAGGAGGGCGGCGGCATGGAGTCCCCACTGTAGAGCCGTAGCAAGGATGCTGAACCCGGTCCAGATGATCAGATATCCAAGCACGAATGCTGCAGTGGGCACGTAGGGATCTTCGCGGTCGCGGCGGCTATTAATTTGAGCAAACCTGAGGATCATCGGCGCGGCGGACGGTACCATCATTGCCACCATCATCACCACCCACATGATAAGCAATAACGCGAGATCCGCCCCACCCCAGGCTTGCACGTGCGGCATGGCCATCTCCACGTTCACTTGGCCCATCGTGCCGGCAAGGTGAATCATGTAGGTCCACGCGGCGGCCGTGAGTCCGACAAGGCCGGCAAGCACCACGGCCTGGTCTTGGCGTAGCCAGTTCTCACGAGACT contains:
- a CDS encoding replication initiator protein A is translated as MSDLSQMTLFEEEEPTLVASGIDDMNLVEVLLGLPGRRRPPEDKTISVPWEKDDRSYYLEYNNSWLRIDWESRRRDTGKKDDFYLEVRSPESKGLPTKSVEDVFVALMDLTARENFTSPKIKTTRHELLSIMKHSDGGKAYQRLEETLSQLVNLTVETNAFWNPKKETYFKSEFSIIDSTDLERSQGDHNAETHITWGSKMFEIFQKGYLKRLDTDFYYSLSNTTTRRIFRWLDKHFRHYPTVEVDVLRFAHKTLGFGVSYKYPSQVLQKLEKRLDELVERGFCKWKVVDSKTDSGRKFIFSRRTQYTAVLFPRRDLIIEALERHGLNRASEFVDRHGWDRCLRHLEYLEHRLQSGKKEIQNPGGWLADAIEQDRRLPSGIKEKISECREQTVEWCNQMYQALSLEEKSKLEQRIKKELEGCNEEEKEIMERQWRNRLLLNRIKQF
- a CDS encoding dual specificity protein phosphatase; this encodes MPSVTVYENLTVGPYEEAKTPLDGIKALLNVAEEHSLPETNLPAHKVPIVDMQPIPAEQLEEAVRWIDEHIGDHHIYLFCNAGVGRSPSVAVAYLCCYRGFSFGEAVEHVARRKPDISTLPMLIERIDTVKSRLGR
- a CDS encoding DUF2182 domain-containing protein, whose product is MNGNKSRENWLRQDQAVVLAGLVGLTAAAWTYMIHLAGTMGQVNVEMAMPHVQAWGGADLALLLIMWVVMMVAMMVPSAAPMILRFAQINSRRDREDPYVPTAAFVLGYLIIWTGFSILATALQWGLHAAALLSPAMASSTPLLGGGILLAAGLFQWTPLKYTCLTQCRSPLGFLMTEWREGTRGALVMGLRHGVYCVGCCSMLMALLFVVGVMNLLWVAAIAGFVLLEKIVPQGQWVSRAAGLLLIGGGVWMVGVGMPLL